In Ornithodoros turicata isolate Travis chromosome 1, ASM3712646v1, whole genome shotgun sequence, the DNA window atgaacaaaatcaggaaaaaaattgtgttccttcacgaattttttgcggacgatctatcaaaccgatttttgttctgaaaactgctccggtatcaggtgaccgaagggaccagatgtcctcattgggacgacttcgtagcttttataattaaaaagttaagtattgaaagttaattaagacattgccttaggagtttgttaACGCCCTCCTAATGaagcgcccttcagcatatgctatattgcaattgatttgatCTCGGAAaaactaatatatatatatatttttttaaatatgtttgcatttagctgggacaccctgtataaacaaCATGAGTGTTGGCATTATTTTCCAGAACTCATGAACTTCTTGGTCCAGAGTGTCGATATTTGCATATATTATTTCTGACAAAATTTGCCACATTTTGTATAATCTGGAACTTGTAGATTGACATTTTTGTTCTAGATAAAGGTGTATTTTCGTGAGGTTTCTGCTGTTCGCACCAATTTTTTGTGTTCCAAGATTAATTTTGGAGATACATGGATAGCTTTGTTTCTGAAacttacatcattcgatagggcattcatttggctacattttcctGTACagcaacatattttgaagtgatacTGTCAAGGACTCTGTCGTCTTCTAATAGCCAGCACCACAAACTGTCTACCAACAACTTTGTTTGACGATTATGATTGGGAAGTTTCATCACCGGGACGAACTGTCTATTTCATTGCTCgctttcctttatttgttttttttttgtttgtttcataGTGACTTCATCAAAATTTTCATATCACTAATTGGTTAATGAATGAATCCAGGGGGATATTCATACATTGCATGTGTCAAACTTGACATTATAATTTCATGTAAATTAGCTAGCATATCTCTGCTTTGAATCCGCACCTGTTTGACTCTGTATTATACCTGGCACATTCGTTCTTAATTCTTTCCCAAGAAAAAACACAAGACACTCCGATGTGCCCACCCCTCACCGCTTTCTGCATCACGGGGCTTCTTTGGTTGTGGCCATTTTTCAAAGACAAACGAGTACCTGAAGAGCATGGGAAAGAAGCCTATCGACTGGAGCTACCTGCCATGATTTCATCTCTGCATCCCATATCAGCTCATCAAAGTGTGCCCTCAGCTGTGATACCAGAGAGGACCCGTTTTTACGAGACGTCCAGTTGGCATACTCGTTTTATAAATGCCTTAGTAAGGCCTCTTGTTGCGcacaaatgttttttttttaatccatcAAGTCACTGTATACTTTACTGCATGGTGTAACCAGTTTATTTGGAGAGAAAACAATAAAACGTTTGTGGAACAACTATGTCTGGCGCTCAACAAGGAaagacacaaagcactgccggCGGCAGGGTACGGGGATCGCATTGCCTCTAGCCTAACAAGAAATACCGTCGGAGGAAAAGTCTGGCGCAGATCACGTACTCGTCATGATGTCAAATAGCCGCATCAGGTTTTCGAGCTGGTTTCGTAGCACGGACAAGTCGTCGTTCAACTCTGCCCGCGAGAGCCCGCAGTCGTTGGCCACAAAGCACTTGGGCAGTCGTTCCATCATTTTGGAGACGCCGAGAAAGGACACAGAGTTGAGCTGGAAAGTGCAAAAGTGCCAGTTTTGTAACTTATTCATGAGTTGCTTGAGCAGTAGGACGACCTTCTTCCAAAGGGTGCGAAGCACGCTCTTGAAAGCCATGGCTTCGAGGTTACTGTGGAGTGCCGTAACGCACGCCATTGTGTGTTTCTGAAGTAAGTTGACTCTGATCTCTTGCTCGACCGTGTTTTCACATTGCAAAACGCTGCTCATGTGCCTCTCTATTTCGGGCTGGATCTTTTGGACAACAATGTTGGAAACCCTGGCTTCAGATGACGCCAGGCACGTGGTTGCCCTCTGGAGCTTGAGGTCTAACTCGATGAACTGTTCTAGGCCCTGGGGCGTTCCAACGAGACTGTCCAGGATGTTGGAGCGAATGGCCTGCAGGTAGTACATCATGGCTGTGAGATTGTTGATTGCAACGCAGAGTCTCGCAGATACTACGCAGTCGCCGGACTCGTCGGCAAAGCCGGTATTGACCCGCTCTTCTATTTTGATGGCATACAGGGATACCCATTTCTTGATGCTGTCAATAAATGCGAGAGCACAGGAGAAGTTTGACCAGTTGATGAGTTTCCAGAGTTTGATAAAACGCTCGTGAATTGCCCCTACGGTCTCCTTGTATGAAGAACCGTATTTGACATTTGGGTTCATGGGCAGAAGGGGGTCACGCTCAACAAACACCTTGACCAGCTTGTTGCATTTTGAAGCAATCGTAAACCACTCAACCATCACTTTCGCGCCGAACCACTCGCGATATCTTAGGATGCGAAGATTCGTTCTTGAAGACGATATGAACGGCAAGGTCTTGCGCACAAATGCTTGAATAACTGTGAACATCTGCAGGGACGCCTCGACTAATTCGTCGTTCTCGCGGGCGGACTTGTGAATAGCTGTGCACAAGCGCACCACACGAGACCGCACTTCTTGTTCAAAGAAGACATCTAACTGGTCAACTGTGATGCTCGTGTGGGTTTCTTTCCAGGTTTGTTGAAAGATCATGTTGGCTTTCTCTTGCTGCGAACCGATGCGCTCCAGCACAAACGTCACTGTTGAAAGGTCATTCATACCGCTACATTCTTGAGCGAGGCTCCTGTACCATTCTTCCTCGTTCTTGCGCAAGGCGTTGCAAGCAGAGTCGATGATGTGCATCGGGTGAATGGTTTCCATAACCGTGCAAATAGATAGCACTCCCGAAAGGTCGAGGTTGTGCCTCTGATCATGCAGCTGGAAAGCTTGTCGAAAATCTGCCAGCAGCACGCTGATGTGAAATGCGAATGCCGGTATAAGGCGGGCTACCGAATCGCTGATGAACTGGTGCCTGGCTTGCTGGAGTTCGAGCTGAAGTTCCTTGAAGAGGAGGTAAGCGACAGCGTAGTTGATGCGGGCGTAGTTCTTGATGCGGAACTCCGCGACCGCCAGAAGATAGCAGTAACACTTCTCAACTTCTTGAAGATTGTTGTAGATTGAATGCTGGTGCAGCAACGTGAGACCTTCGCGATCGATGCAGTCTTCCCATTTATTCCACTGAAGCGCATCTCTCGCGCATCGAGAGACGCGATGATGCAGGAACAGGTAACTGAGAGCAAAGTGACCTTTAATGCTATTCAGCACGTTGAAATGAGCCGGAGGTATGGAACGAAAATGGATAGCCACCTGTATACGTGTGAGCGAATCCTGACCGGCTTCGTTCTTCATGGTATGCCACTCTTCGTTCCCGACACAAGGGACCTCGCGCGATAACCTACAAAGTCTGCCGACGAATTCATCGTTTCGCGGGCGGAAGCAACTGGCAAATAGGTCGTGTATGGAATCAAAGAAGCTTCGTACGGAATCCGAGTGGAACAAACGGGAGAAAGCCTCGCGGATGCTATTCGGGTCCTTCTTCCAAACCTCTATAACAAGCTGACTGGTGGCAGGTTCCTGGACATCCAGCAAGAACTCTTCGTCCCAGCGCGGCGTGCAGGTGCGTTTCTGCGTCGCCGACACGAGTTTTGTGCGTTCGTCCACCCAAACCTTGCAGTACGTGTCCGTGCGTCCAATGCCGAAGATACCCTCAGCCTGAACAATGCGCACCAGGATTTGGAAGCGGACGGAGTCCCCACGGGATTCGCGCGCCAAGTTAGTCGCCGTATCAAATACGTCGCCGAAAACTTCGCGTACGTACTGCAGCATTTGGCCAGAGGTGGCATTGTAAGGTCTGGTAGGCTTGCCGACGCAGTTCTCGATTACCCGCAGACACTGTCCACATAGCTCTTGGCGATTTTCTTCGGCTAGCGCTTCATGAAACACATTCAGCTCGCACCCACTGCCAATCTCCATGCTGGCCTTGTGGGCTATGGAATGCGCATGCTTCTTAGGGCAGCTGACTCGTGCGTCTTCTTCTTTGCGGGAACTTACTTATTTGTAGGATTGGCGTTACAGCTAATCACGACTTATGTTACGGCTGCATCAGGGAAAGGGTCCTCTACCGCGTCTGTCACGGCCACGCATGATGCCTTACGGCcgaccagggatttccctacacccccctcagggggggggggtgtacaccctccctgcatttttgcaacaccccccctgaaatttctcaggtgaccccacccagctcggccaccaacacttTCTGGTAGTGAATCCGGCgaagcgaattacatcctgtactgtcaaacttgggttgtacgaccacagtcatgcagatgatcgtacgatgcatttgtccaaaatcatttgaaagtgactgtgcaGTGCATATATTGTGCGtatgtacgagcaaaaatgtgtgcgggcacgcaaactcaatgtggatcatcaaaagtcatttgcgcccaactcaaccaggcgaggtattctaaggttgtcaccgttgattgctaggtgttcgttgacaagatggtagtctcttatctttgtcggtcgtgtgattatgcatcttaaggTTGAGatgccgttcacaatgaatctctatTCTAGTGTACCGTGTTCTAAAGTAATAACGTGTACAAATAAACCgagaaagctgtgcagatatgtcaccgttgtgccacgattatttccgtgtctaagaaaaattccgtaagtggaaccatCACTaagcatgacccccccccccccccccttgaaagctcggcacccccccagtagtgaatttctggggaaatcactgcggCCGACAAGGCTCGCAAATGCATCAACGAGCCAGCCAAGGCATTCCCGTCGCTCTGCAGTAGATACCCTCTCACAAGAGGTGCCGGGAAATGAAGAGGCTGGCCGCCTCGCAAGGGCGATGCCACTCAAACCATGGTGACATTCAGGACGCGTACAAATGCCGGCAGGCCACACGTACTGCTATATGTCAGACTGCAGATTTGGTCCTGTCGTTTGGGGTGATG includes these proteins:
- the LOC135392866 gene encoding BAI1-associated protein 3-like, which encodes MEIGSGCELNVFHEALAEENRQELCGQCLRVIENCVGKPTRPYNATSGQMLQYVREVFGDVFDTATNLARESRGDSVRFQILVRIVQAEGIFGIGRTDTYCKVWVDERTKLVSATQKRTCTPRWDEEFLLDVQEPATSQLVIEVWKKDPNSIREAFSRLFHSDSVRSFFDSIHDLFASCFRPRNDEFVGRLCRLSREVPCVGNEEWHTMKNEAGQDSLTRIQVAIHFRSIPPAHFNVLNSIKGHFALSYLFLHHRVSRCARDALQWNKWEDCIDREGLTLLHQHSIYNNLQEVEKCYCYLLAVAEFRIKNYARINYAVAYLLFKELQLELQQARHQFISDSVARLIPAFAFHISVLLADFRQAFQLHDQRHNLDLSGVLSICTVMETIHPMHIIDSACNALRKNEEEWYRSLAQECSGMNDLSTVTFVLERIGSQQEKANMIFQQTWKETHTSITVDQLDVFFEQEVRSRVVRLCTAIHKSARENDELVEASLQMFTVIQAFVRKTLPFISSSRTNLRILRYREWFGAKVMVEWFTIASKCNKLVKVFVERDPLLPMNPNVKYGSSYKETVGAIHERFIKLWKLINWSNFSCALAFIDSIKKWVSLYAIKIEERVNTGFADESGDCVVSARLCVAINNLTAMMYYLQAIRSNILDSLVGTPQGLEQFIELDLKLQRATTCLASSEARVSNIVVQKIQPEIERHMSSVLQCENTVEQEIRVNLLQKHTMACVTALHSNLEAMAFKSVLRTLWKKVVLLLKQLMNKLQNWHFCTFQLNSVSFLGVSKMMERLPKCFVANDCGLSRAELNDDLSVLRNQLENLMRLFDIMTST